A single Natrinema sp. HArc-T2 DNA region contains:
- a CDS encoding 30S ribosomal protein S4 codes for MPLGTDTKQYETPNHPYQGERIASEHSLVDRYGLKNKEELWRAQSELRSYRREARDLLGQAQDDDVVIRRSEEFLGRLKRVGILNETDELGDVLSLEIEDVLERRLQTVVYRSGLANTTQQARQFISHGHIVVDGQRHSVPSYVVDIDEEDLVAFDENSPLADELHPERAEGQ; via the coding sequence ATGCCACTCGGCACCGACACCAAGCAGTACGAGACGCCGAATCACCCCTACCAGGGTGAGCGCATCGCCTCCGAACACTCCCTTGTCGACCGCTACGGCCTCAAGAACAAGGAAGAACTCTGGCGTGCCCAGTCCGAGCTTCGCTCCTACCGGCGCGAGGCCCGTGACCTGCTCGGCCAGGCCCAGGACGACGACGTCGTCATCCGCCGCTCCGAGGAATTCCTCGGTCGGCTCAAGCGCGTCGGCATCCTCAACGAAACCGACGAACTCGGCGACGTCCTGAGCCTCGAGATCGAGGACGTCTTAGAGCGCCGACTGCAGACGGTCGTCTACCGATCCGGACTGGCGAACACGACCCAGCAGGCTCGGCAGTTCATCAGCCACGGCCACATCGTGGTCGACGGCCAGCGCCACAGCGTCCCGTCCTACGTCGTCGACATCGACGAGGAGGATCTGGTGGCCTTCGACGAGAACAGTCCGCTCGCGGACGAACTTCACCCCGAACGCGCGGAGGGTCAGTAA
- a CDS encoding 30S ribosomal protein S11, with protein MSQDDDKWGIAHVHASFNNTVMTVTDLTGAETIAKSSGGTAVKQNRDEASPYAAMQMAESIAEEVKAAGITGLHVRVRGPGGNLQKSPGPGAQATIRALARSGIEIGRIEDVTPIPHDGSRAPKGKGGY; from the coding sequence ATGAGCCAGGACGACGACAAGTGGGGAATCGCCCACGTGCACGCATCGTTTAACAACACCGTCATGACCGTGACCGACCTCACGGGCGCGGAGACGATCGCCAAGTCCTCCGGTGGGACGGCGGTCAAACAGAACCGCGACGAGGCGTCGCCGTACGCGGCCATGCAGATGGCCGAGTCCATCGCCGAAGAGGTCAAAGCGGCCGGCATCACGGGTCTGCACGTTCGCGTGCGTGGCCCCGGCGGCAACCTCCAGAAGTCCCCCGGTCCCGGCGCGCAGGCGACGATCCGCGCGCTCGCACGCTCGGGTATCGAAATCGGGCGCATCGAGGACGTCACGCCGATCCCCCACGACGGATCGCGCGCACCCAAAGGCAAGGGCGGCTACTAG
- a CDS encoding DNA-directed RNA polymerase subunit D: MTEEYDVEFVEREDREARFLVRGVTPAFANGIRRAMVADVPTMAIDTVRFVENSSVMFDEQLALRLGLVPLTTPPVGEFAEDDTVTLSIDVEGPATAYSGDLVSSDELVQPADENVPIIELKDDQRLEAEADAIIDRGKDHAKHQGGVAVGYRHLQRVEVDGDLPEFEEQESRIIRGVIEDDGELVSTSEFDHDLSNRYPGKQVRVEDVPNAFVFHVETDGSFTVEELVTRAAETIAARATELEDAVQL; this comes from the coding sequence ATGACAGAGGAGTACGACGTCGAGTTCGTCGAACGCGAGGATCGTGAGGCACGGTTCCTCGTTCGCGGCGTGACACCCGCGTTCGCCAACGGCATCCGTCGCGCGATGGTCGCCGACGTGCCGACCATGGCCATCGACACCGTCCGGTTCGTCGAGAACTCGTCGGTCATGTTCGACGAGCAACTCGCGCTCCGACTCGGGCTCGTCCCACTGACGACGCCACCGGTCGGCGAGTTCGCCGAGGACGACACCGTCACGCTCTCGATCGACGTCGAAGGGCCGGCCACTGCCTACTCCGGCGACCTCGTCTCGAGCGACGAGCTCGTCCAACCCGCGGACGAGAACGTTCCGATCATCGAACTCAAAGACGACCAGCGCCTCGAAGCCGAGGCCGACGCCATCATCGACCGCGGGAAAGACCACGCCAAACATCAGGGCGGGGTTGCGGTCGGCTATCGTCACCTCCAGCGTGTGGAGGTCGACGGTGATCTCCCCGAGTTCGAAGAGCAAGAGAGCCGGATCATCCGCGGTGTGATCGAAGACGACGGCGAACTCGTCTCGACAAGCGAGTTCGACCACGACCTCTCGAACCGATACCCTGGCAAGCAGGTCCGGGTCGAGGACGTGCCCAACGCATTCGTCTTCCACGTGGAGACGGACGGCTCCTTTACCGTCGAAGAGCTGGTCACGCGAGCCGCAGAGACGATCGCGGCGCGCGCGACCGAACTCGAAGACGCAGTACAGCTATAG
- a CDS encoding 50S ribosomal protein L18e, with protein MSSKTNPRLTDLIAELKSTSREEDADIWRDVADRLEKPRRTHAEVNLGRIERYAREEETVVVPGKVLGSGALQKNVTVAAVKFSSSAETKIEQVGEPVSLEQALEENPEGSDVRVIR; from the coding sequence ATGAGTAGCAAGACCAATCCGAGGCTCACCGATCTCATCGCCGAGCTGAAGTCGACGTCCCGCGAAGAGGACGCCGACATCTGGCGAGACGTTGCGGATCGACTCGAGAAGCCCCGGCGCACCCACGCTGAGGTGAACCTGGGCCGCATCGAGCGGTACGCACGCGAAGAAGAGACTGTCGTCGTTCCCGGCAAAGTGCTGGGATCCGGCGCACTACAGAAAAACGTCACCGTCGCCGCCGTCAAGTTCTCTTCGTCCGCAGAGACGAAGATCGAACAGGTCGGCGAACCGGTATCGCTCGAGCAAGCGCTCGAAGAGAACCCAGAAGGCTCCGACGTCCGGGTGATTCGATGA
- a CDS encoding 50S ribosomal protein L13 — protein sequence MSLAEFDADTVVDASDCILGRVASEVAQRALDGERVAIVNAEDAVITGDKEDIFETYRTRLQLGSDSGPYYPRRPDTIFKRSVRGMLPYKKPRGREALDSVRVYVGNPYEDDDERDSEVLEGTSLDRLSNIRFVHLHEVSEQLGANVTW from the coding sequence ATGAGTCTCGCAGAGTTCGACGCCGATACCGTCGTCGACGCCAGTGACTGCATTCTCGGTCGCGTCGCCAGCGAAGTCGCCCAGCGCGCGCTGGACGGCGAACGCGTCGCGATCGTTAACGCCGAGGACGCTGTCATCACCGGCGACAAAGAAGACATCTTCGAGACGTACCGCACGCGACTGCAGCTTGGCTCGGACAGCGGGCCATACTATCCGCGACGGCCGGACACGATCTTCAAGCGGTCCGTCCGCGGTATGCTGCCGTACAAGAAACCACGCGGTCGCGAAGCGCTCGACAGCGTCCGCGTCTACGTCGGCAATCCATACGAGGACGACGACGAGCGCGACTCGGAAGTGCTCGAGGGAACGTCGCTGGATCGCCTGTCGAACATCCGCTTCGTCCACCTACACGAAGTGTCCGAACAGTTAGGTGCTAACGTCACATGGTAA
- a CDS encoding 30S ribosomal protein S9, translating into MVTNTSGKKKTAVARATVHEGEGRVRINSQPVELVEPEMSRLKMLEPFRIVGEDLRGEMDIDVRVEGGGISGQADAVRTAIARGIVQHTNDAELRDAFMEFDRSLLVNDVRQSEPKKWGGPGARARYQKSYR; encoded by the coding sequence ATGGTAACCAACACGAGTGGCAAGAAAAAGACGGCCGTCGCGCGAGCGACGGTCCACGAGGGCGAGGGTCGCGTTCGAATCAACTCCCAGCCCGTCGAACTGGTCGAACCCGAGATGTCCCGGCTCAAGATGCTCGAGCCGTTCCGCATCGTCGGCGAGGACCTGCGCGGCGAGATGGACATCGACGTTCGCGTCGAGGGTGGCGGCATTAGCGGTCAGGCAGACGCCGTCCGCACTGCCATCGCACGCGGCATCGTCCAGCACACGAACGACGCCGAACTCCGTGACGCGTTCATGGAGTTCGACCGGTCGCTGCTGGTCAACGACGTTCGCCAGTCCGAACCCAAGAAATGGGGCGGCCCGGGCGCTCGGGCGCGCTACCAGAAGTCCTACCGCTAA
- a CDS encoding DNA-directed RNA polymerase subunit N, with the protein MMVPVRCFTCGNVVGEHWEEFDERANEGDEDPEEVLDELGVDRYCCRRMLVSHKDLVDIVSPYQ; encoded by the coding sequence ATGATGGTACCGGTCCGGTGTTTCACCTGTGGTAACGTCGTCGGCGAACACTGGGAGGAGTTCGACGAACGAGCCAACGAGGGCGACGAAGATCCCGAAGAAGTCCTCGACGAGCTCGGCGTCGACCGCTACTGCTGCCGACGCATGCTCGTCAGTCACAAAGACCTGGTCGACATCGTCTCCCCGTACCAGTAA
- a CDS encoding DNA-directed RNA polymerase subunit K produces MQQQQHNRYEKARILGARALQVSYGAPVLIETNQTQPILIAAEEYDAGVLPFTVKRGYDRK; encoded by the coding sequence ATGCAACAACAACAGCACAACCGCTACGAGAAAGCACGCATCCTCGGCGCGCGAGCGCTGCAGGTCTCCTATGGCGCACCGGTGTTGATCGAGACCAACCAGACGCAACCGATCCTCATCGCCGCCGAGGAGTACGACGCTGGCGTGCTACCGTTTACCGTCAAGCGGGGGTACGATCGCAAATGA
- the eno gene encoding phosphopyruvate hydratase, whose translation MTLITDIRLRRILDSRGNPTVEADVVTESGGFGRAAAPSGASTGEYEAVERPPSEAIAAAREHAVPRLVGEVYAGNQRDVDAALHAADGTDDFSEIGANSAVAISMAAAKAGADVLGAPLFQHLGGTFRGETFPIPLGNVVGGGEHAADATDIQEFLAAPVGAPSVEDAVFANAAVHAAVSDLLSERGVPCGKGDEGAWAPSIDDGEAFEIVDEAVSLVEDEVGFEIKFGLDVAGAELYDADSGTYEYSDRSRDTDEQIEYIADLVEEYDLVYVEDPLDEDDYDAFADLTDEVGDQTLICGDDLFVTNTDRLVEGIDRDAANSILIKPNQIGTLTDAFDAIELATENGYDSVVSHRSGETEDATIAHLAVATDAPYIKTGAVGGERTAKLNELIRIADDAT comes from the coding sequence ATGACGCTCATCACGGACATCCGACTCCGTCGCATCCTCGACTCGCGAGGGAATCCGACGGTCGAAGCCGACGTCGTGACCGAAAGCGGCGGCTTCGGTCGTGCTGCAGCACCCAGCGGGGCCAGCACCGGCGAGTACGAAGCCGTCGAGCGACCGCCGAGTGAGGCGATCGCCGCGGCTCGAGAACACGCCGTCCCCCGACTCGTCGGCGAGGTCTACGCGGGCAACCAGCGTGACGTCGACGCCGCACTGCACGCTGCAGACGGCACCGACGACTTCTCGGAGATCGGTGCCAACAGCGCGGTCGCCATCTCGATGGCTGCCGCGAAGGCCGGTGCCGACGTGCTCGGTGCCCCACTGTTCCAGCACCTCGGTGGCACGTTCCGGGGCGAGACCTTCCCGATTCCGCTCGGCAACGTCGTCGGCGGTGGCGAACACGCTGCCGACGCGACCGACATCCAGGAGTTCCTGGCAGCACCCGTCGGTGCACCGAGCGTCGAAGACGCCGTCTTCGCCAACGCCGCCGTCCACGCCGCCGTCTCGGACCTGCTGTCCGAACGCGGTGTCCCCTGTGGTAAGGGTGACGAGGGCGCGTGGGCACCGTCGATCGACGACGGCGAGGCGTTCGAGATCGTCGACGAGGCGGTTTCGCTGGTCGAAGACGAGGTCGGCTTTGAGATCAAGTTCGGCCTCGACGTCGCCGGCGCGGAGCTGTACGACGCCGACTCGGGTACCTACGAGTACAGCGACCGGAGCCGCGACACCGACGAGCAGATCGAATACATCGCCGACCTCGTCGAGGAGTACGACCTCGTCTACGTCGAGGACCCGCTCGACGAGGACGACTACGACGCCTTCGCCGACCTCACGGACGAAGTCGGCGACCAGACGCTGATCTGCGGTGACGACCTGTTCGTCACGAACACCGACCGTCTCGTCGAGGGAATCGATCGCGACGCGGCCAACAGCATCCTGATCAAGCCGAACCAGATCGGGACGCTGACGGACGCCTTTGACGCGATCGAACTCGCGACCGAGAACGGCTACGACTCGGTCGTCTCCCACCGGTCGGGCGAGACCGAAGACGCGACGATCGCACACCTCGCCGTCGCAACCGACGCCCCCTATATCAAGACGGGTGCCGTCGGCGGCGAGCGAACCGCAAAGCTCAACGAGCTCATTCGAATCGCAGACGACGCGACATGA
- the rpsB gene encoding 30S ribosomal protein S2, which yields MTENDATQEGLDAAEEDIDEEPAEGAGPAAEEDVEPVDEQPADAEGAPAADAEEADDAAEEEDAGPTLDDDVMSDEEADLLIPVEDYLGAGVHIGTQQKTDDMERFIHRVRTDGLYVLDVSKTDGRIRTAADFLANYDPEQILVTSSRQYGRFPAEKFAEAVGARARTGRFIPGTLTNPKYDGYIEPDVLVVTDPIGDAQAVKEAITVGIPVIAMCDSNNQVSNVDLVVPTNNKGRKALSVVYWLLANEVLDRRGAEPSYSLEDFESTV from the coding sequence ATGACAGAAAACGACGCAACCCAGGAAGGGCTCGACGCCGCCGAGGAGGACATCGACGAGGAGCCAGCCGAAGGGGCTGGCCCCGCCGCCGAGGAGGACGTCGAGCCAGTAGACGAACAGCCCGCCGACGCCGAGGGAGCACCCGCGGCCGACGCCGAAGAAGCCGACGACGCCGCCGAGGAAGAAGACGCCGGTCCGACCCTCGACGACGACGTTATGTCCGACGAGGAAGCGGACCTGCTGATCCCCGTCGAGGACTACCTCGGCGCTGGTGTCCACATCGGGACCCAGCAGAAGACCGACGACATGGAGCGGTTCATCCACCGCGTCCGAACCGACGGTCTCTACGTGCTGGACGTCTCGAAGACCGACGGTCGTATCCGGACGGCCGCGGACTTCCTCGCCAACTACGACCCCGAACAGATCCTGGTCACGTCCTCGCGCCAGTACGGTCGCTTCCCGGCCGAGAAGTTCGCCGAAGCCGTGGGCGCACGCGCCCGCACCGGTCGCTTCATCCCGGGCACGCTGACGAACCCCAAGTACGACGGCTACATCGAGCCGGACGTGCTCGTCGTCACGGACCCGATCGGCGACGCCCAGGCCGTCAAGGAGGCCATCACGGTGGGTATCCCCGTCATCGCGATGTGTGACTCGAACAACCAGGTCAGTAACGTCGACCTCGTCGTCCCGACGAACAACAAGGGTCGCAAGGCCCTCTCGGTCGTCTACTGGCTGCTCGCAAACGAGGTCCTCGACCGCCGCGGTGCCGAGCCGTCCTACTCGCTCGAGGACTTCGAGAGCACGGTCTAA
- a CDS encoding thiamine-phosphate synthase family protein: protein MTLVLPSELVVDRFLPTVRAMLATRLADHGLTQKEIAAELGVTQAAVSKYVGGEGGGDDRFRDDPETVATVDRIADGLASDEMDGYDALAELLALIRSLEDRGPICELHEEAMPELRGLGCDLCVRGLDPDVRAERDVLSNVRTAARTLASIPGMADSIPNVGTNVGMSLPDPSDETDVAAIPGRIYAMGGRIEIPANPEFGASKHVATAVLAANEVDSSIRGATNVATDDDLLAAATELGIDPLEFDADYEDRGEHLSRRFEERGSVPRVVYHRGAFGIEPATYVFGTTATDAAELVAQLLADGSS, encoded by the coding sequence ATGACACTCGTCTTGCCGAGCGAACTCGTCGTCGATCGGTTCCTGCCGACCGTCCGAGCGATGCTTGCCACACGGCTCGCCGACCACGGGCTGACCCAGAAAGAGATCGCCGCCGAACTCGGCGTCACCCAAGCTGCGGTCAGCAAGTACGTCGGCGGCGAGGGTGGCGGTGACGACCGCTTTCGCGACGATCCCGAAACCGTAGCGACCGTCGACCGGATTGCCGATGGCCTGGCAAGCGACGAGATGGACGGCTACGACGCCCTCGCCGAACTCCTCGCGTTGATTCGCAGTCTCGAGGACCGTGGTCCGATCTGCGAACTCCACGAAGAAGCGATGCCCGAGCTTCGGGGACTGGGCTGTGATCTCTGCGTTCGCGGGCTCGATCCTGACGTCCGCGCCGAACGTGACGTGCTCTCGAACGTCCGCACCGCCGCGCGGACGCTCGCTTCGATTCCCGGCATGGCCGACTCGATCCCGAACGTCGGAACGAACGTCGGCATGAGTCTCCCCGATCCCAGCGACGAGACAGACGTCGCCGCGATTCCGGGCCGAATCTATGCCATGGGCGGTCGAATCGAGATTCCAGCCAACCCCGAGTTCGGTGCCTCGAAACACGTTGCGACGGCGGTGTTAGCCGCCAACGAAGTCGACTCGAGCATCCGCGGTGCGACAAACGTCGCCACCGACGACGACCTGCTCGCGGCCGCGACGGAGTTGGGAATCGACCCGCTCGAGTTCGACGCGGACTACGAGGACCGTGGCGAGCATCTCAGCCGCCGCTTCGAAGAGCGTGGATCGGTCCCCCGCGTCGTCTATCACCGCGGCGCGTTCGGGATCGAACCCGCGACCTACGTCTTCGGCACGACGGCAACCGACGCCGCCGAACTGGTCGCGCAGTTGCTCGCGGACGGCTCGTCGTAA
- the mvk gene encoding mevalonate kinase, translating into MTLSSAPGKVYLFGEHAVVYGEPAVPCAIERRARVEVQQRDDEKLRVHAEDLSLNGFTVEYDGTPGNGPDVDVSESLISAAMGYVDEAIAQVRDVTGEDEVGFDVTIESDIPLGAGLGSSAAVVVAAIDAAARELGVTLSSGELAERAYRTEYQVQDGQASRADTFCSATGGAVRVEGDDCRSLEAPDLPIVIGFDGGAGDTGQLVAGVRELRDEYDFAADTVAAIGDIVRNGEQALADGDIEELGRLMDFNHGLLSALGVSSRSLDTMVWAARDAGAHGAKLTGAGGGGCIVALDPTPETETALSFTPGCEDAFRAELAEEGVKRLE; encoded by the coding sequence ATGACACTCTCGAGCGCTCCCGGCAAGGTATATTTGTTCGGGGAGCACGCGGTCGTTTACGGCGAGCCTGCCGTCCCGTGTGCGATCGAGCGGCGAGCGCGGGTCGAGGTACAGCAACGCGACGACGAAAAGCTCCGCGTTCACGCTGAGGACCTCAGTCTAAACGGCTTTACCGTCGAGTACGACGGCACGCCGGGGAACGGCCCGGACGTCGACGTCTCGGAATCGTTGATCAGCGCCGCGATGGGCTACGTCGACGAGGCAATCGCGCAGGTTCGCGACGTGACCGGCGAGGACGAGGTCGGCTTCGACGTGACGATCGAGAGCGACATCCCGCTGGGTGCGGGCCTTGGCTCTTCCGCGGCGGTCGTCGTCGCGGCGATCGACGCCGCGGCGCGCGAACTCGGCGTCACCTTATCGTCCGGCGAACTCGCCGAGCGAGCCTACCGAACCGAATATCAGGTGCAAGATGGGCAGGCCTCGCGGGCGGACACGTTCTGTTCGGCGACCGGCGGCGCGGTCCGCGTCGAGGGCGACGACTGTCGGTCGCTCGAGGCGCCCGACCTGCCGATCGTGATCGGCTTCGACGGCGGAGCCGGCGATACCGGCCAGCTAGTCGCCGGCGTGCGCGAACTCCGAGACGAATACGACTTCGCGGCTGACACGGTCGCGGCGATCGGCGATATCGTCCGGAACGGCGAACAGGCGCTCGCCGACGGCGACATTGAGGAGCTCGGTCGGCTCATGGACTTCAATCACGGCCTGCTGTCGGCACTGGGCGTTTCATCACGCTCGCTCGATACGATGGTCTGGGCTGCCCGCGACGCGGGCGCTCACGGCGCGAAGCTCACCGGTGCTGGCGGCGGTGGCTGTATCGTTGCGCTGGATCCGACGCCCGAAACCGAGACGGCGCTGTCCTTTACCCCGGGCTGTGAGGATGCGTTCCGGGCCGAACTCGCCGAGGAAGGGGTGAAGCGACTCGAATGA
- a CDS encoding isopentenyl phosphate kinase — protein MIVLKLGGSVITEKDRPETLDGEALERAADAVAAALEAGLEDLVIVHGGGSFGHHNASEHGVSTTDGTHDADAALAIHGAMKTLDQFVLRRLLERDVQAVPVHPFSAGHRERDGALEFPTGQIETMLGEGFVPVLHGDVIAHAGAGATIVSGDELVAELAADLGADRIGLCSTVPGVLDDSDAVIDRIDDFDAVADVLGASDATDVTGGMAGKVRTLLALEAEASIFGLEALAAFLEGENPGTTID, from the coding sequence ATGATCGTCCTGAAACTCGGCGGCAGCGTCATCACCGAGAAAGACCGCCCGGAGACGCTCGATGGCGAGGCACTCGAGCGGGCTGCCGACGCGGTCGCAGCAGCACTCGAGGCGGGCCTCGAGGACCTCGTCATCGTCCACGGCGGCGGGAGCTTCGGTCATCACAACGCCAGCGAACACGGCGTCAGCACGACTGACGGAACGCACGATGCGGACGCGGCACTCGCAATCCACGGCGCGATGAAGACCTTGGATCAGTTCGTCCTGCGTCGGCTGCTCGAGCGCGACGTGCAAGCGGTGCCGGTCCATCCGTTCTCGGCGGGCCACCGCGAGCGCGATGGGGCGCTCGAATTCCCGACCGGCCAGATCGAGACGATGCTCGGCGAGGGGTTCGTCCCAGTACTCCACGGCGACGTGATCGCCCACGCGGGTGCGGGTGCGACGATCGTCAGCGGCGACGAACTCGTGGCCGAACTCGCTGCGGACCTCGGTGCCGACCGGATCGGACTCTGCTCGACGGTGCCCGGCGTGTTAGACGACTCGGACGCCGTCATCGACCGGATCGACGACTTCGACGCCGTCGCCGACGTCCTCGGGGCCAGCGACGCGACCGACGTGACCGGCGGGATGGCCGGCAAAGTGCGGACGTTGCTGGCGCTCGAGGCAGAGGCGTCTATCTTCGGACTCGAGGCGCTAGCTGCGTTCCTCGAGGGCGAGAATCCAGGGACGACGATCGACTGA
- a CDS encoding TrkH family potassium uptake protein: MRLRTDWRASVALVGTVIKYLSVPLVIPVIVALIYGESLLPFVATIALTIAVGHGLEQLSPEPDLQIREAMLFVAISWLAVAAVGAVPYVLAGWGTESTLADPVNALFESMSGFTTTGATVLGEISLERHSHAVMMWRQLTQWLGGMGIIVLMVAILPEVAVSGAQLIESEAPGPELQKLTPRIAETARILWLVYFAFTAIYIALLYGFHLAGMAPNMGLYNAIAHGFTTLPTGGFSPEADSVAAFSAIVQWTAVPFMIIAGTNFALFWHVFSGEGHRFVRNTEFRAYIAAIAGLTVLLAGMLYAGAAPALSGLGGVTEGLLENSLRQSAFQIASLLTSTGYATSDFVEWTSTGKIVLLFAMLVGGSAGSTGGGVKVVRWVIIFKVLRRELFTASHPEVVRPIRLGGNVVDEDAIRGVLGFTFMYLFIFAIATLFIALDASRIGYTLTPLEAFSASLATIGNIGPGFGSVGPFGSYLQFPDSSKLLMVFLMWIGRLEIIPVLVLFTGGFWTR; this comes from the coding sequence ATGCGACTACGCACTGATTGGCGTGCCAGCGTCGCGCTCGTCGGGACCGTCATCAAGTATCTCTCCGTCCCACTGGTGATCCCGGTCATCGTGGCGCTCATCTACGGCGAGTCGCTGTTGCCGTTTGTCGCGACGATCGCACTGACGATCGCCGTCGGCCACGGCCTCGAGCAACTCAGTCCCGAACCAGACCTGCAGATCAGAGAAGCGATGCTGTTCGTCGCGATCTCGTGGCTCGCCGTCGCTGCCGTGGGCGCGGTCCCGTACGTGCTCGCGGGCTGGGGGACCGAGTCGACGCTCGCTGATCCCGTCAACGCGCTGTTCGAGTCGATGTCCGGCTTCACGACGACCGGGGCCACCGTCCTCGGAGAAATCTCGCTCGAGCGCCACTCCCACGCCGTGATGATGTGGCGACAGCTCACCCAGTGGCTCGGCGGGATGGGGATCATCGTGTTGATGGTTGCAATCTTGCCGGAGGTCGCCGTCAGCGGCGCCCAGCTCATCGAGTCGGAGGCGCCGGGGCCGGAGTTACAGAAACTGACCCCGCGGATCGCCGAGACGGCACGCATCCTCTGGCTCGTCTACTTCGCTTTTACTGCTATCTATATCGCGCTGCTCTATGGCTTCCATCTCGCGGGGATGGCACCGAACATGGGGCTATACAATGCCATCGCCCACGGGTTCACGACCCTTCCGACCGGTGGGTTTTCGCCCGAAGCCGACAGCGTCGCTGCCTTTTCCGCGATCGTCCAGTGGACGGCGGTTCCGTTCATGATCATCGCCGGGACGAACTTCGCCCTGTTCTGGCACGTCTTCAGCGGCGAGGGCCATCGCTTCGTTCGAAACACCGAGTTTCGCGCCTACATCGCCGCGATCGCCGGGCTAACCGTTCTCCTCGCCGGGATGCTCTACGCCGGTGCTGCACCGGCGCTGTCGGGTCTCGGCGGCGTCACTGAGGGTCTCCTCGAGAACTCGCTGCGACAGAGCGCCTTCCAGATCGCGTCGCTGTTGACCTCGACCGGCTACGCGACCAGCGACTTCGTCGAGTGGACCTCGACGGGGAAGATCGTCCTTCTGTTTGCCATGCTCGTCGGTGGCTCCGCCGGCTCGACCGGCGGTGGCGTCAAGGTGGTTCGCTGGGTGATCATTTTCAAGGTCCTCCGACGGGAACTGTTCACGGCCTCTCACCCCGAGGTCGTCCGACCGATCCGCCTCGGCGGCAACGTCGTCGACGAAGACGCGATCCGCGGCGTGCTCGGCTTCACGTTCATGTACCTCTTTATTTTCGCCATCGCGACGCTGTTCATCGCGCTCGATGCCAGTCGCATCGGCTACACGCTGACGCCGCTCGAGGCGTTCAGCGCCAGTCTCGCGACGATCGGCAACATCGGCCCCGGATTCGGCTCGGTCGGCCCCTTCGGGAGCTACCTCCAGTTCCCCGATAGCTCGAAGCTCCTGATGGTCTTTCTCATGTGGATCGGGCGGCTCGAGATCATCCCCGTGCTCGTGCTGTTTACTGGCGGCTTCTGGACCCGCTGA